A genomic segment from Polyangium mundeleinium encodes:
- a CDS encoding DNA polymerase beta superfamily protein: MSRRLSGMGDVDPLAVPLPHGTEVTTRVDRTLGERLVPQGALGRVVGSGRGVWGHSSVEPSGAPNVEREFFDVLVVGVGTVRYSREELVPRKVGQVRYARRREDAWSALLPCVVVDAVVGSRTWGLSDETSDEDRRGVFVLPFPFTTGLVEPPQDLVSEDGSRTYWEMGKAIRQALRADPNTLEMLFAAASQPASEKDPMGRWLVEARDAFVSVEIHASFGRYALSQLSRLSHDTRLAEHRAIVLGWLREDPTLGLDEAAARLAKETHIVAPTPEDALLRAREYLKQLYRSMADQGLLEGREWTALAAYARAGESALLPSPRELRPKNAYNLVRLIDLSIRWLRTGEPELCVRDELRPVLLDIKKGRVPLADVITLAESLTPELEAARRESKLPRRADVRRAEAALRRIREEAARRFFEGREGPFGKDAAPAPEARWDE; this comes from the coding sequence ATGTCGCGAAGGCTCTCCGGCATGGGAGACGTCGATCCCCTCGCCGTACCCCTCCCGCATGGGACGGAGGTGACGACCCGCGTGGATCGGACGCTTGGCGAGCGTCTGGTCCCGCAAGGCGCGCTCGGACGTGTGGTCGGATCCGGCCGGGGGGTTTGGGGGCACAGCTCGGTCGAGCCGAGCGGAGCCCCCAACGTCGAACGGGAGTTCTTCGATGTCCTCGTCGTCGGCGTGGGGACGGTGCGGTATTCACGCGAGGAGCTCGTGCCGCGCAAGGTTGGCCAGGTGCGGTATGCGCGGCGGCGCGAGGACGCGTGGTCGGCGCTGCTGCCTTGTGTGGTGGTCGACGCGGTCGTCGGTTCGAGGACGTGGGGTTTGTCGGACGAGACCTCGGACGAGGATCGGCGCGGCGTGTTCGTCTTGCCGTTCCCGTTCACGACCGGGCTCGTCGAGCCGCCCCAGGACCTCGTGTCCGAGGACGGGAGCCGCACGTATTGGGAGATGGGAAAGGCGATCCGGCAGGCGCTGCGGGCCGATCCGAACACGCTGGAGATGCTGTTCGCGGCCGCGTCGCAGCCGGCGAGCGAGAAGGATCCGATGGGCCGCTGGCTCGTCGAGGCGCGTGACGCGTTCGTCTCGGTGGAGATCCACGCGAGCTTCGGGCGGTACGCGCTCTCGCAGCTCTCGCGTTTGTCGCACGATACGCGCCTCGCCGAGCATCGCGCGATCGTGCTCGGCTGGCTGCGCGAGGATCCGACGCTCGGGCTCGACGAGGCGGCGGCGCGGCTCGCGAAGGAGACGCACATCGTGGCCCCGACGCCCGAGGACGCGCTTCTGCGCGCGCGCGAGTACCTGAAGCAGCTTTACCGATCGATGGCCGATCAGGGCTTGCTCGAAGGGCGCGAGTGGACGGCGCTCGCCGCGTACGCGCGCGCGGGCGAGAGCGCGCTCCTGCCTTCGCCGCGCGAGCTCCGGCCGAAGAATGCCTACAACCTGGTGCGCCTCATCGATCTGTCGATCCGATGGCTCCGGACGGGCGAGCCGGAGCTTTGCGTGCGCGACGAGCTCAGGCCCGTGCTGCTCGACATCAAGAAGGGGCGCGTACCGCTCGCGGATGTGATCACGCTGGCGGAGTCGCTCACGCCGGAGCTCGAAGCGGCGCGGCGGGAGAGCAAGCTGCCGCGGCGCGCGGACGTGCGGCGGGCCGAGGCCGCGCTGCGAAGGATCCGCGAAGAGGCTGCGCGGAGGTTTTTCGAGGGCAGGGAAGGGCCCTTCGGCAAGGACGCGGCGCCCGCACCGGAGGCGCGCTGGGACGAATGA
- a CDS encoding CHAT domain-containing tetratricopeptide repeat protein: protein MMRRLANVAFALALALGTFSGGAARADAPAKPAAAMFDDEALEKDVEALYAAGKYGEALAAAQKLVALREQKYGKEHAKTGSALSDLGGMYLATGDYPKAESFLRRAVEILEVSKGSDDLLATALSNLGTMLKKKGDSKGAEKLYERAVALEEKGGAPRESALGTVLANLAGLYMATGRLPQAEKVFLRAIAIHEKAGPERSLLNDLGSLGALYRGMGRYDKAADQYNRALPLAARVHGTNHPDVGRLHHNIAVFLTGSNQKDLAEEHYRNAEAILTRTLGPRHPDLATVYSDWALLRTRSDWKQATELYEKSLDIEEQWLENALVGGTEEDKTLYATRLETVMDRVVSFEYGGDGRGRPEVVRLALGAVLRNKARVLEASAAHMGALRERMSPEDRTLLDELARVRGAYAAAMTRGPRGMTVAEHNAETDRLRAEADAIEARIAEHSAGYRRGRAKVTIEAVAARIPKDAVLMEFVRYQPRSTHFYSAASERLGPPKYMVYVLWPDGGVWHHQMSVDAVEIDRKVDIIRRGLQDPSARSSDTGTQLALLHDVVFGQVGARLGQVKHVLISPDAALALVPFGALIDRENKFLISKYSFTYLSTGRDLLRLGAGGARRSAPLLVANPDYDAPGEAGATALPDAPKGSLPTIARVKFSPLPGTAEEADAIRRLMPDPSVRLERVATETALKQVSSPRILHVATHGFFLGSDGKAGQGKARGLELEVPPASLPQVASEVEGRKLPVPHPMFLSGIALAGANVRKGQADDGILTAYEASSLDLTGTELVVLSACETGLGERAGSEGVRGLRRALVLAGSETQVMSLWQVDDEATRDLMTSYYQKLFREGKGRAEAMRESQLGLLQRPEYNHPYYWASFIVSGAWGPLEGVTRAKENATSAARGVVPPGGARGCGCEVRGANEGTQAAWGGVVALVVLAAARRIRVARARGQG, encoded by the coding sequence ATGATGCGCCGCCTCGCGAACGTCGCCTTTGCCCTCGCCCTCGCCCTCGGCACGTTCTCGGGAGGGGCCGCGCGCGCAGACGCCCCCGCGAAGCCCGCTGCGGCGATGTTCGACGACGAGGCGCTCGAAAAGGACGTCGAGGCGCTTTATGCCGCGGGGAAATATGGAGAGGCGCTCGCGGCGGCGCAGAAGCTCGTCGCGCTCCGCGAGCAGAAGTACGGAAAAGAGCACGCGAAGACGGGCTCGGCGCTCTCCGATCTCGGCGGAATGTACCTCGCGACGGGCGATTACCCGAAGGCGGAGAGTTTTTTGCGCCGCGCGGTCGAGATCCTGGAGGTGTCGAAGGGATCGGACGATTTGCTCGCCACGGCGCTCAGCAACCTCGGCACCATGCTCAAGAAGAAGGGCGATTCGAAGGGCGCCGAGAAGCTCTACGAGCGCGCCGTCGCCCTCGAAGAGAAGGGCGGCGCGCCGCGCGAATCGGCCCTCGGGACGGTGCTCGCGAATCTCGCCGGGCTTTACATGGCGACCGGGAGGCTCCCTCAGGCCGAGAAGGTGTTTCTTCGGGCCATTGCGATTCACGAGAAGGCCGGTCCCGAGCGTTCGCTCTTGAACGACCTCGGCAGCCTCGGCGCGTTGTATCGCGGCATGGGCCGCTACGACAAAGCCGCCGACCAGTACAACCGCGCCCTGCCGCTCGCGGCGCGTGTGCACGGGACGAACCACCCCGACGTGGGCCGGTTGCATCACAACATCGCGGTGTTCCTGACGGGGTCGAACCAGAAGGATCTCGCCGAGGAGCATTATCGAAACGCCGAGGCGATCCTCACGAGGACGCTCGGGCCCCGGCACCCCGATCTCGCCACGGTCTACAGCGATTGGGCGCTCCTGCGGACGCGGAGCGATTGGAAACAGGCCACCGAACTCTACGAGAAGTCGCTCGATATCGAGGAGCAATGGCTGGAGAACGCGCTCGTCGGTGGCACGGAGGAGGACAAGACGCTGTACGCGACGCGGCTCGAGACGGTCATGGATCGCGTCGTCTCGTTCGAATACGGGGGTGATGGCAGGGGTCGGCCGGAGGTCGTGCGTCTCGCGCTCGGCGCGGTGCTGCGCAACAAGGCGCGCGTGCTCGAAGCGTCGGCCGCACACATGGGCGCGCTGCGCGAGCGCATGAGCCCCGAGGACCGCACCTTGCTGGACGAGCTCGCCCGGGTGCGCGGCGCCTATGCGGCCGCCATGACGCGGGGGCCGCGCGGAATGACCGTGGCCGAGCACAACGCCGAGACGGATCGGCTCCGCGCGGAGGCGGACGCGATCGAGGCTCGGATCGCCGAGCACAGCGCGGGCTATCGTCGCGGCCGGGCGAAGGTGACGATCGAGGCCGTCGCCGCCCGCATCCCGAAAGACGCGGTGCTGATGGAATTCGTCCGGTACCAGCCGCGCAGCACGCATTTCTACAGCGCAGCGAGCGAGAGGCTCGGTCCACCGAAATACATGGTCTACGTGCTCTGGCCGGACGGCGGGGTCTGGCACCATCAGATGAGCGTCGACGCCGTCGAGATCGACCGGAAGGTCGATATCATCCGCAGGGGGTTGCAAGATCCGAGCGCGCGGTCGAGCGACACCGGGACGCAGCTCGCATTGTTGCACGACGTCGTCTTCGGGCAGGTCGGCGCAAGGCTCGGCCAAGTGAAGCACGTCTTGATCTCGCCCGACGCGGCGCTCGCGCTGGTGCCATTCGGCGCGCTCATCGATCGGGAGAACAAGTTTCTGATCTCCAAGTATTCGTTCACCTACCTCTCGACCGGGCGTGATTTGCTCCGGCTCGGCGCGGGCGGGGCGCGGCGGTCTGCGCCGCTGCTCGTGGCGAACCCCGATTACGATGCGCCCGGCGAGGCGGGGGCGACGGCGCTGCCGGACGCGCCCAAAGGCTCGTTGCCCACGATTGCACGGGTGAAATTCTCGCCACTCCCGGGCACCGCGGAGGAGGCAGATGCCATTCGACGCCTCATGCCCGATCCGTCGGTGCGACTCGAACGCGTCGCCACGGAGACGGCGCTGAAGCAGGTCTCCTCGCCGCGCATCCTGCACGTCGCGACGCATGGGTTTTTCCTGGGCAGCGACGGGAAAGCAGGGCAGGGGAAGGCACGCGGACTCGAACTCGAAGTGCCGCCCGCGAGCCTGCCGCAGGTCGCGTCGGAGGTGGAGGGGCGCAAGCTGCCGGTGCCGCATCCGATGTTTCTTTCGGGCATTGCGCTCGCCGGCGCGAACGTGCGCAAAGGGCAGGCGGACGACGGGATCCTCACGGCGTACGAGGCCTCGTCGCTCGATCTCACGGGCACGGAGCTCGTGGTGTTGAGCGCGTGCGAGACGGGCCTCGGCGAGCGGGCCGGGAGCGAAGGCGTGCGGGGGCTGCGCCGCGCGCTCGTGCTCGCGGGATCCGAGACGCAGGTGATGAGCCTGTGGCAGGTCGACGACGAGGCGACGCGCGACCTCATGACGAGCTACTACCAAAAGCTCTTCCGTGAAGGAAAAGGGCGCGCCGAGGCAATGCGAGAATCGCAGCTTGGTCTGCTCCAGCGGCCGGAATACAACCACCCGTACTACTGGGCGAGCTTCATCGTGTCCGGCGCGTGGGGCCCGCTGGAAGGCGTCACGCGCGCGAAGGAAAATGCCACGTCGGCGGCGCGTGGCGTTGTTCCGCCAGGCGGGGCGCGGGGCTGCGGCTGCGAGGTCAGAGGGGCGAACGAGGGCACGCAGGCGGCCTGGGGCGGGGTCGTGGCGCTCGTCGTGCTCGCGGCCGCGCGCCGCATTCGTGTGGCTCGCGCGCGAGGACAGGGATAA
- a CDS encoding nucleotidyltransferase domain-containing protein, whose protein sequence is MTNEKGREAIELVMQFDVLPDGQAKVARGVLEEEGKAREHIVVLLSGAHAYGFASPDSDLDLKAVHVVPTSLLVGLDMAPGARDRMEVIEGVEIDYTSNEVGPVLAGVLGGNGNYVERLLGAPALVASPLLEGLRPLVRAALSRRVYRHYAGFAQNQRKAAEEEGGTTAKRVLYVLRTALTGTHLLRAGEVVTDVARLFPEYGFEEASELVTMKRAGEKTKLSTREVKRFRACLDRAMRLLEGAREPSVLPEKPSDEAFRALSGWLIALRKQRF, encoded by the coding sequence ATGACGAACGAGAAGGGCCGAGAGGCGATCGAGCTCGTGATGCAATTCGACGTCCTGCCCGACGGGCAAGCCAAGGTGGCCCGCGGCGTCCTGGAGGAAGAGGGCAAGGCCCGCGAGCACATCGTCGTCCTGCTGAGCGGCGCGCACGCGTATGGGTTCGCCTCGCCCGACAGTGATCTCGATTTGAAGGCGGTGCACGTGGTGCCGACGTCGCTGCTCGTGGGCCTCGACATGGCGCCGGGCGCGCGGGACCGCATGGAGGTGATCGAGGGGGTGGAGATCGATTACACCTCGAACGAGGTCGGCCCCGTGCTCGCCGGGGTCCTCGGGGGAAATGGCAATTACGTGGAGCGGCTCCTCGGCGCGCCCGCGCTCGTGGCGAGCCCGCTGCTCGAAGGGCTGCGCCCGCTCGTGCGCGCGGCGCTGTCGCGGCGCGTGTACCGGCATTACGCGGGGTTTGCCCAGAATCAGCGCAAGGCGGCCGAGGAGGAGGGCGGCACGACGGCGAAGCGCGTGCTCTACGTGCTGCGCACGGCGCTCACGGGGACGCACCTGCTCCGCGCAGGCGAGGTGGTGACGGACGTGGCCCGGCTGTTCCCCGAATACGGCTTCGAGGAGGCGAGCGAGCTCGTGACCATGAAGCGCGCGGGCGAGAAGACGAAGCTCTCGACGCGGGAGGTGAAGCGATTCCGCGCGTGCCTCGATCGGGCGATGCGCCTGCTCGAAGGGGCGCGCGAACCCTCGGTCCTGCCGGAGAAGCCGTCGGACGAGGCGTTCCGCGCGCTCTCGGGGTGGCTCATCGCGCTTCGCAAACAGCGGTTTTGA